From the Calliopsis andreniformis isolate RMS-2024a chromosome 4, iyCalAndr_principal, whole genome shotgun sequence genome, one window contains:
- the LOC143178547 gene encoding LOW QUALITY PROTEIN: dual specificity protein phosphatase CDC14A (The sequence of the model RefSeq protein was modified relative to this genomic sequence to represent the inferred CDS: substituted 1 base at 1 genomic stop codon), protein MYEPKTTGCRRNNRNIFDDRNCDVQAITTVYKHPDITYVCEYIKNKFYFATLNNDRKDARNTTNIHFFTIDDELVYYHFYSDFGPLNIACLYNLNIHSKKQXKTYGNRYCCKVNKKLSNPVNKHRQIVHYTSQKEHKRANSAYLVAAYAVLYLNKSPREAYNILFTGGNVPLKPFQDASMGTSIYNIDILDCLNALHKAASFGFFHFDDFDLFEYEKYEDMRNGDLNWMVPQKFLAFLGPSTEPGTLYHPPECYIDYFLKNRVIAVVRLNKKTYDSARFTEAGITHYDMFMPDGTVPPKRILNQFLQLSENTTGPIAVHCKAGLGRTGSLIAAYLIKHYKMSAREAIAWIRICRPGSVIGHQQTWLENMEKNLLNAGQQYKLKYYGDGDVILHHKRGIYSIAEKLDRKAQCSPEIGCTEPLKYESQPIEKTNKTRLTRIIGKIRNIGAVDDSEKEAQKYKSNDTSQGGRLNEIKMNRYKFSRSSESRQKCYMTHGSDSLKSPRKRK, encoded by the exons ATGTACGAACCAAAAACCACGGGATGTCGAAGGAACAATCGAAATATTTTCGACGACAGAAATTGCGACGTGCAAG CAATTACTACCGTGTATAAGCACCCAGACATCACCTACGTATGCgaatacataaaaaataaattttatttcgcgACCCTGAATAATGATCGAAAAGATGCAAGAAATACCACTAACATTCATTTCTTTACCATCGATGACGAACTGGTTTACTACCATTTTTATAGCGACTTTGGTCCCCTGAATATTGCCTGTCTGTACAA TTTAAATATCCATTCAAAAAAGCAATGAAAAACCTATGGTAACAGGTATTGCTGTAAAGTAAATAAGAAACTGAGCAATCCAGTTAACAAACATAGGCAAATTGTACATTACACGTCGCAAAAAGAGCACAAAAGAGCGAACTCTGCCTATTTGGTAGCAGCTTACGCAGTTTTATACTTGAATAAAAGCCCAAGAGAAGCTTACAATATTCTTTTCACAGGAGGCAATGTGCCTCTGAAACCTTTTCAAGATGCCTCTATGGGAACCTCCATCTACAATATCGATATATTAG ATTGTCTGAACGCGCTACATAAAGCAGCATCGTTTGGTTTCTTCCATTTTGACGACTTTGATCTGTTCGAGTACGAGAAATACGAGGACATGCGAAACGGCGATTTAAACTGGATGGTACCACAAAAGTTTCTAGCTTTTCTTGGCCCAAGCACAGAACCAGGCACCCTCTACCACCCACCCGAGTGTTACATCGATTACTTTTTAAAAAACCGAGTTATAGCTGTGGTCAGACTGAACAAAAAAACGTATGACTCGGCAAG ATTCACTGAGGCTGGAATCACGCACTACGATATGTTCATGCCAGACGGCACTGTTCCCCCAAAAAGAATCTTAAATCAATTTTTGCAACTCAGTGAAAACACTACTGGGCCCATAGCTGTTCACTGCAAA GCTGGCCTAGGAAGAACGGGTTCGCTAATTGCAGCGTATTTGATAAAGCATTACAAAATGTCGGCCAGAGAAGCTATTGCTTGGATAAGAATTTGCCGACCTGGTTCTGTTATCGGCCATCAACAAACGTGGTTGGAGAACATGGAGAAGAATTTGCTGAACGCTGGCCAGCAGTACAA ATTAAAATATTATGGCGATGGAGACGTAATATTGCATCACAAACGCGGGATATATTCGATTGCAGAGAAGCTGGATAGAAAGGCACAGTGCTCTCCTGAAATTGGATGTACAG AGCCCCTCAAGTACGAAAGTCAACCGATCGAGAAGACGAACAAAACAAGACTGACCCGAATTATAG GAAAAATAAGGAACATTGGTGCTGTAGACGATTCAGAAAAGGAAGCACAAAAATACAAAAGCAACGACACGTCGCAAGGAGGAAGATTAAACGAAATCAAGATGAATAGATACAAATTTTCGCGAAGCTCGGAATCGAGGCAAAAATGTTACATGACTCACGGATCGGATAGTCTTAAAAGCCCACGGAAGAGAAAATAA
- the LOC143177764 gene encoding PHAF1 protein CG7083 isoform X2 — translation MHFSQSVSIIQSQVGIIRGVQVLYSDSNPLDVDLVINLPHDGVRLIFDPVVQRLKIIEIYNMKLVKLKYCGLPFNSPEVLPSIEQIEHSFGATHPGVYDSDKQVFVLNFRGLSFYFPIDSKFQPGYAHGLGSLQFPNGTSPLVAKTAIYVGNMAAGSGSDEHNLKTPPPPLPLVCYHNNLYLEKADVMRDKARTRGLRLHLFTEGSSVTRVLLEPKKRCLTKEVLFGDTCEDVLSALGAPSRVFFKAEDKMRIHSPHAHKRDKIRRSDFFYNYFTLGLDVLFDAKTQCVKKFVLHTNYPGHYNFNMYHRCEFSLTLPPENNNSTESGKLIDVSPSPVTITAYTKWDRISEQLKASARPVVLNRASSTNTTNPFGCTFCYGIRDAIVEVMANQHIASVTLYRAA, via the exons ATGCATTTTTCCCAGTCTGTGTCAATAATACAATCCCAAGTGGGCATTATAAGAGGAGTACAAGTACTTTATAGTGATAGT AATCCTTTAGATGTAGATTTAGTAATTAATTTACCTCACGATGGAGTTCGGCTAATATTTGACCCAGTGGTGCAAAGGctcaaaataattgaaatttataATATGAAATTAGTTAAACTTAAATACTGTGGCTTGCCATTCAATTCACCGGAGGTTTTGCCATCCATTGAACAGATTGAGCATTCGTTTGGAGCTACACATCCTGGTGTTTATGATAGTGACAAGCAG GTGTTTGTCTTAAACTTCAGAGGATTGTCGTTTTATTTCCCAATCGATTCAAAGTTCCAGCCTGGGTATGCACATGGGCTAGGATCATTACAATTTCCTAATGGGACTTCCCCTCTTGTAGCAAAAACAGCTATCTATGTTGGTAATATGGCTGCAGGCAGCGGTAGCGACGAGCATAATTTAAAGACACCTCCACCACCTCTGCCGCTC GTCTGCTACCATAACAATCTGTATTTAGAGAAGGCAGATGTCATGCGGGATAAAGCGCGCACCCGAGGCCTCAGACTACACCTTTTCACGGAAGGTAGCTCTGTGACGAGGGTGTTGCTGGAGCCGAAGAAACGCTGTCTAACCAAAGAG GTGTTATTTGGCGACACTTGTGAAGATGTGCTGAGCGCCTTGGGTGCACCGTCTCGAGTGTTTTTCAAAGCTGAGGACAAAATGCGCATTCACAGTCCTCACGCTCACAAACGTGATAAAATAAGGCGGTCAGATTTCTTCTACAATTATTTTACTTTAGGATTG GACGTCCTGTTCGATGCCAAAACCCAATGTGTTAAGAAGTTTGTGTTGCACACAAATTATCCAGGGcattataattttaatatgtATCATCGCTGCGAGTTCTCTTTGACTTTGCCGCCAGAAAATAATAATTCCACTGAATCGGGAAAGCTGATAGATGTTTCCCCGTCTCCAGTTACG ATCACTGCCTATACAAAGTGGGATAGAATAAGCGAGCAATTGAAAGCGAGCGCACGACCTGTGGTATTGAATCGTGCGTCTTCGACGAACACGACGAATCCATTTGGATGCACCTTTTGCTATGGCATTCGTGACGCTATTGTGGAGGTCATGGCAAATCAACACATTGCAAGTGTGACCTTGTACAGAGCAGCGTGA
- the LOC143177764 gene encoding PHAF1 protein CG7083 isoform X1, translating into MLELEVVPERSLGCEQWEFILGMHFSQSVSIIQSQVGIIRGVQVLYSDSNPLDVDLVINLPHDGVRLIFDPVVQRLKIIEIYNMKLVKLKYCGLPFNSPEVLPSIEQIEHSFGATHPGVYDSDKQVFVLNFRGLSFYFPIDSKFQPGYAHGLGSLQFPNGTSPLVAKTAIYVGNMAAGSGSDEHNLKTPPPPLPLVCYHNNLYLEKADVMRDKARTRGLRLHLFTEGSSVTRVLLEPKKRCLTKEVLFGDTCEDVLSALGAPSRVFFKAEDKMRIHSPHAHKRDKIRRSDFFYNYFTLGLDVLFDAKTQCVKKFVLHTNYPGHYNFNMYHRCEFSLTLPPENNNSTESGKLIDVSPSPVTITAYTKWDRISEQLKASARPVVLNRASSTNTTNPFGCTFCYGIRDAIVEVMANQHIASVTLYRAA; encoded by the exons ATGTTGGAGCTCGAGGTGGTGCCCGAGAGATCCCTCGGCTGCGAGCAGTGGGAATTTATTTTAG GTATGCATTTTTCCCAGTCTGTGTCAATAATACAATCCCAAGTGGGCATTATAAGAGGAGTACAAGTACTTTATAGTGATAGT AATCCTTTAGATGTAGATTTAGTAATTAATTTACCTCACGATGGAGTTCGGCTAATATTTGACCCAGTGGTGCAAAGGctcaaaataattgaaatttataATATGAAATTAGTTAAACTTAAATACTGTGGCTTGCCATTCAATTCACCGGAGGTTTTGCCATCCATTGAACAGATTGAGCATTCGTTTGGAGCTACACATCCTGGTGTTTATGATAGTGACAAGCAG GTGTTTGTCTTAAACTTCAGAGGATTGTCGTTTTATTTCCCAATCGATTCAAAGTTCCAGCCTGGGTATGCACATGGGCTAGGATCATTACAATTTCCTAATGGGACTTCCCCTCTTGTAGCAAAAACAGCTATCTATGTTGGTAATATGGCTGCAGGCAGCGGTAGCGACGAGCATAATTTAAAGACACCTCCACCACCTCTGCCGCTC GTCTGCTACCATAACAATCTGTATTTAGAGAAGGCAGATGTCATGCGGGATAAAGCGCGCACCCGAGGCCTCAGACTACACCTTTTCACGGAAGGTAGCTCTGTGACGAGGGTGTTGCTGGAGCCGAAGAAACGCTGTCTAACCAAAGAG GTGTTATTTGGCGACACTTGTGAAGATGTGCTGAGCGCCTTGGGTGCACCGTCTCGAGTGTTTTTCAAAGCTGAGGACAAAATGCGCATTCACAGTCCTCACGCTCACAAACGTGATAAAATAAGGCGGTCAGATTTCTTCTACAATTATTTTACTTTAGGATTG GACGTCCTGTTCGATGCCAAAACCCAATGTGTTAAGAAGTTTGTGTTGCACACAAATTATCCAGGGcattataattttaatatgtATCATCGCTGCGAGTTCTCTTTGACTTTGCCGCCAGAAAATAATAATTCCACTGAATCGGGAAAGCTGATAGATGTTTCCCCGTCTCCAGTTACG ATCACTGCCTATACAAAGTGGGATAGAATAAGCGAGCAATTGAAAGCGAGCGCACGACCTGTGGTATTGAATCGTGCGTCTTCGACGAACACGACGAATCCATTTGGATGCACCTTTTGCTATGGCATTCGTGACGCTATTGTGGAGGTCATGGCAAATCAACACATTGCAAGTGTGACCTTGTACAGAGCAGCGTGA
- the LOC143177757 gene encoding phosphoenolpyruvate carboxykinase [GTP], with translation MSGRINLIRWSSLACARLQGTSRQFSIFSGSKKGFEARLAGVQHHWVLDSINVFRVGQQMSRFAVLSHRVVPASGKSFEMPRTVDVYCSQVPRLLATQVAKNPSVSNNYEYIGKTPLLNNRTEPLAPKVRSYIENCASLCCPKDIYICDGSDVEYEQLLKVLEKSGTVFPLPKYENCWLARTNPADVARVEKRTFISTERKRDTTPTPRDGVTGELGNWISPADMDKAILERFPGCMKGRTMYVIPFSMGPVGSPLSKIGIEITDSAYVACSMRIMTRMGKKILETLGNDDFVKCLHSIGVPKVDSKVAVNSSWPCDPERTIILHKPAKNEIVSYGSGYGGNSLLGKKCFALRIGSTIARDEGWLAEHMLILGITSPKGRKHYIAAAFPSACGKTNLAMMRPTLPGYKIECVGDDIAWMRFDREGKLRAINPENGFFGVAPGTSFATNPNAMKTIFQNTIFTNVAATSDGGVFWEGLENEISEGVQITDWLGNKWTRGSKTPAAHPNSRFCSPAKQCPIIDPAWEDPAGVPIDAILFGGRRPEGVPLIYQARNWQHGVFIGASMRSEATAAAEHKGKVIMHDPFAMRPFFGYNFGHYLDHWLSMAKVSNAKLPAIFHVNWFRKGVDGKFLWPGFGENCRVMDWILRRIDGEDIVVESPIGFLPKLGSFNLENMKNDVDMEELFRLPKDFWKKEVKDLRMYFETQVGDDLPQAIHSELDLLARNVETL, from the exons ATGTCGGGGAGAATTAATCTGATTCGATGGTCCAGCCTTGCCTGCGCTAGGCTCCAGGGTACCAGCAGGCAGTTTTCTATCTTCTCTGGATCGAAGAAAGGTTTTGAAGCTAGACTTGCCGGTGTGCAACATCATTGGGTCCTCGATTCGATTAACGTCTTCAGGGTTGGTCAGCAAATGTCTCGGTTCGCTGTCTTGAGTCACAGAGTGGTCCCCGCGAGTGGCAAAAGCTTTGAGATGCCTCGCACGGTCGACGTTTACTGCTCGCA AGTGCCCAGACTCTTAGCCACACAAGTGGCAAAGAATCCATCCGTCAGCAATAATTATGAGTACATAGGAAAGACACCTCTGCTGAACAATCGCACGGAGCCTCTGGCCCCAAAAGTACGATCTTACATCGAGAACTGCGCATCACTGTGCTGTCCCAAGGACATCTACATCTGCGATGGGAGCGATGTAGAATATGAACAACTGCTGAAGGTTCTTGAGAAAAGCGGCACCGTGTTCCCTTTGCCAAAATATGAAAACTG TTGGCTCGCCAGAACCAATCCAGCGGACGTGGCTCGCGTAGAAAAACGCACCTTTATCAGTACAGAAAGGAAACGAGATACCACTCCAACGCCACGTGATGGTGTCACTGGAGAATTAGGCAACTGGATTTCTCCGGCTGACATGGACAAGGCAATCCTAGAACGCTTCCCTGGATGCATGAAAG GTCGCACGATGTACGTTATCCCGTTCAGCATGGGTCCAGTGGGTTCTCCACTCTCAAAAATTGGAATAGAAATCACCGACTCTGCGTACGTGGCGTGTTCCATGAGAATAATGACCAGAATGGGGAAGAAGATCTTGGAAACTCTTGGAAACGATGACTTCGTCAAGTGTTTGCACTCTATTGGTGTCCCAAAAGTAGACTCGAAGGTGGCTGTGAACTCTTCCTGGCCGTGTGACCCAGAAAGGACGATCATTCTCCACAAACCAGCCAAAAACGAGATCGTCTCTTATGGCAGCGGTTACGGTGGCAATTCTTTGTTGGGTAAAAAATGTTTCGCCTTGAGGATCGGTTCCACAATTGCTAGAGATGAGGGTTGGCTCGCGGAGCACATGCTC ATACTGGGTATCACAAGCCCAAAAGGTAGGAAGCATTACATCGCTGCAGCATTTCCCAGCGCCTGTGGGAAGACGAACTTAGCTATGATGCGGCCAACATTACCTGGATACAAAATCGAGTGTGTCGGTGACGATATCGCCTGGATGAGATTCGACAGAGAGGGAAAGCTTCGTGCCATCAATCCAGAGAACGGGTTCTTTGGTGTGGCGCCAGGGACCAGCTTCGCTACCAATCCTAATGCCATGAAAACTATCTTCCAGAACACGATCTTCACTAACGTGGCAGCTACCAGCGACGGTGGAGTCTTCTGGGAGGGATTAGAGAACGAAATCAGCGAGGGTGTTCAA ATCACTGACTGGCTAGGCAACAAGTGGACTAGAGGATCCAAGACACCTGCAGCCCACCCAAATTCCAGATTCTGTTCTCCTGCTAAGCAATGTCCCATCATCGATCCTGCTTGGGAGGATCCAGCTGGTGTTCCCATAGATGCTATCCTCTTCGGAGGACGAAGGCCAGAAGGCGTTCCACTGATTTATCAGGCACGAAATTGGCAACACGGTGTCTTCATCGGAGCTTCCATGAGGTCTGAGGCGACTGCTGCTGCGGAGCACAAG GGCAAAGTGATTATGCATGATCCCTTTGCGATGAGACCTTTTTTCGGCTACAACTTTGGTCACTATCTTGATCATTGGTTGAGTATGGCTAAAGTAAGCAATGCAAAATTACCAGCGATATTCCACGTGAACTGGTTCAGAAAAGGAGTCGATGGGAAGTTCCTCTGGCCAGGATTCGGAGAGAACTGCCGCGTTATGGACTGGATCCTCCGAAGGATAGACGGTGAAGACATAGTTGTGGAATCTCCGATTGGTTTCTTGCCAAAACTTGGTTCCTTCAACTTGGAGAATATGAAGAATGACGTGGACATGGAAGAATTATTCAGGCTACCAAAGGACTTCTGGAAGAAGGAAGTGAAGGATCTCAGAATGTACTTTGAGACACAAGTTGGCGATGATCTACCTCAAGCTATTCATTCTGAGCTTGATCTTTTGGCACGAAATGTCGAGACTCTTTAA